One window of the Pseudomonas lurida genome contains the following:
- the truB gene encoding tRNA pseudouridine(55) synthase TruB has translation MAQVKRIRRNVSGIILLDKPIGFTSNAALQKVRWLLNAEKAGHTGSLDPLATGVLPLCFGEATKFSQYLLDSDKGYETLMQLGKTTTTADAEGDVLQVRDVTVGRADIEAVLPGFRGEISQIPPMYSALKRDGQPLYKLARAGEVVEREPRSVTIARLELLACEGDTARLAVDCSKGTYIRTLVEDIGEKLGCGAYVAELRRTQAGPFSLAQTVTLEELEAVHAEGGNEAVDRFLMPSDSGLLDWPLLHFSEHSAFYWLNGQPVRAPDAPKFGMVRVQDHNGRFIGIGEVSEDGRIAPRRLIRSE, from the coding sequence GTGGCTCAGGTCAAACGTATCCGTCGCAATGTCAGCGGCATCATTCTGCTCGACAAGCCCATTGGCTTTACCTCCAATGCTGCGTTGCAGAAGGTCCGCTGGCTGCTCAACGCCGAAAAGGCCGGGCACACTGGCAGCCTCGATCCCTTGGCCACCGGTGTACTGCCGTTGTGCTTTGGCGAAGCCACCAAGTTTTCGCAGTACCTGCTCGATTCCGACAAGGGTTACGAAACCCTGATGCAACTGGGCAAGACCACCACCACGGCGGATGCCGAAGGTGATGTTTTGCAGGTTCGCGACGTGACCGTTGGTCGTGCTGATATCGAAGCCGTTTTACCCGGTTTTCGTGGGGAAATCAGTCAGATACCGCCGATGTACTCGGCGCTCAAGCGTGATGGACAGCCTCTTTACAAGCTGGCACGTGCGGGCGAAGTAGTGGAGCGCGAACCGCGTTCTGTTACTATTGCGCGCTTGGAATTGCTCGCCTGTGAAGGCGACACCGCCCGGTTGGCCGTGGACTGCAGCAAAGGCACCTATATCCGTACCCTGGTGGAAGATATCGGTGAAAAGCTTGGTTGCGGCGCGTACGTTGCAGAACTGCGACGCACCCAGGCAGGTCCTTTCAGCCTGGCCCAGACCGTCACGCTGGAAGAGTTGGAAGCCGTACACGCCGAAGGCGGCAACGAAGCGGTCGATCGTTTCCTGATGCCATCGGACAGCGGTTTGCTGGATTGGCCATTGCTGCACTTTTCGGAGCACAGCGCGTTCTACTGGCTCAACGGCCAGCCGGTACGTGCCCCGGATGCCCCGAAGTTCGGCATGGTGCGGGTACAGGATCATAACGGTCGCTTTATCGGTATCGGTGAAGTGAGCGAAGACGGGCGCATCGCGCCACGTCGACTGATTCGGTCAGAATGA
- the rbfA gene encoding 30S ribosome-binding factor RbfA translates to MAKEYSRTQRIGDQMQRELAQLIRREVKDPRVGLVTITAVEVSRDVGHAKIFITVMGQDSSEEIAQSIKVLNSAAGFLRMQLAREMKLRSVPQLHFHYDESVVRGAHLSALIERAVAEDSQHPSTPEDAKE, encoded by the coding sequence ATGGCAAAAGAATACAGCCGTACCCAGCGTATCGGCGATCAGATGCAGCGCGAGCTGGCCCAACTGATCCGTCGCGAAGTCAAAGACCCTCGCGTTGGCCTGGTCACCATCACCGCCGTAGAAGTGAGCCGTGACGTGGGTCACGCCAAGATCTTCATCACCGTGATGGGGCAGGACAGCAGCGAAGAGATCGCGCAAAGCATCAAGGTGCTCAACTCGGCTGCAGGTTTCCTGCGCATGCAGTTGGCCCGTGAAATGAAGCTGCGCAGTGTTCCTCAGTTGCACTTCCACTACGACGAAAGCGTCGTGCGTGGTGCGCACCTGTCGGCACTGATCGAGCGCGCCGTGGCTGAAGACAGCCAGCATCCGTCCACACCTGAAGACGCCAAGGAGTAA
- the infB gene encoding translation initiation factor IF-2: MTQVTVKQLADEVKTPVERLLQQMREAGLPHTAADEGVSDSEKQSLLTHLKSSHKAKVEEPRKITLQRKTTSTLRVAGSKSISVEVRKKKVFVQRSPEEIEAERKRELEERRAVENAARQKAEEEAKRRAEEEARRQPAAAQPAATEAVAAPSAPVEAVREAAPVAAAPAPAADARKRDEPRRPDKPRADDNNRRGGGGDGERKNAPHRASVKEKAPAPRVAPRTTDEESDGFRRGGRGKAKLKKRNAHGFQSPTGPVVREVKIGETITVGDLAQQMSVKAAEIIKFMFKLGTPATINQVLDQETAQLVAEELGHKVTLVSDTALEDSLAESLKFEGEAVSRAPVVTVMGHVDHGKTSLLDYIRRAKVAAGEAGGITQHIGAYHVETDRGMVTFLDTPGHAAFTAMRARGAKATDIVILVVAADDGVMPQTIEAVQHAKAAGVPLVVAVNKIDKPGADLDRIRSELSVHGVTSEEWGGDTPFVPVSAKMGTGVDELLEAVLLQAEVLELTATPSAPGRGVVVESRLDKGRGPVATVLVQDGTLRQGDMVLVGSNYGRVRAMLDENGKPIKEAGPAIPVEILGLDGTPDAGDEMSVVADEKKAREVALFRQGKFREVKLARAHAGKLENIFENMGQEEKKTLNIVLKSDVRGSLEALNGALNGLGNDEVQVRVVGGGVGGITESDANLALASNAVLFGFNVRADAGARKIVEQEGLDMRYYNVIYDIIEDVKKALTGMLGSDVRENILGIAEVRDVFRSPKFGAIAGCMVVEGTVYRNRPIRVLREDIVIFEGELESLRRFKDDASEVRAGMECGIGVKSYNDVKVGDKIEVFEKVQVARSL; encoded by the coding sequence ATGACGCAAGTCACGGTGAAACAACTGGCCGATGAGGTCAAAACACCGGTAGAGCGCCTGTTGCAGCAGATGCGTGAGGCAGGTCTGCCGCACACCGCCGCCGACGAAGGTGTGAGCGACAGTGAGAAGCAGTCTTTGCTGACTCACTTGAAGAGCAGCCACAAGGCGAAAGTGGAAGAACCGCGCAAGATTACATTGCAGCGCAAAACCACCAGCACCCTGCGTGTTGCTGGTAGCAAGAGCATCAGCGTTGAAGTACGCAAGAAGAAAGTCTTCGTACAGCGCAGCCCGGAAGAAATCGAAGCCGAGCGCAAACGCGAACTGGAAGAACGTCGCGCAGTAGAAAATGCTGCTCGTCAGAAGGCTGAAGAAGAAGCCAAGCGTCGCGCCGAAGAAGAAGCGCGTCGCCAGCCTGCTGCTGCGCAACCTGCTGCCACTGAAGCGGTCGCCGCACCTAGCGCCCCAGTAGAAGCTGTGCGTGAGGCCGCTCCGGTTGCCGCTGCACCGGCACCTGCTGCTGACGCCCGTAAACGCGACGAACCTCGTCGTCCGGACAAGCCACGTGCTGACGATAACAATCGTCGCGGTGGTGGTGGCGATGGCGAGCGCAAAAACGCTCCACATCGTGCTTCGGTCAAAGAGAAAGCGCCTGCTCCACGCGTTGCTCCACGCACTACCGACGAAGAAAGCGATGGCTTCCGTCGTGGTGGTCGCGGCAAGGCCAAGCTGAAGAAACGCAACGCCCACGGTTTCCAGAGCCCAACCGGCCCTGTCGTGCGTGAAGTGAAGATCGGCGAGACCATCACTGTGGGCGATCTGGCCCAACAGATGTCGGTCAAGGCAGCTGAAATCATCAAGTTCATGTTCAAGCTGGGTACTCCGGCCACCATCAACCAGGTACTGGATCAGGAAACTGCCCAACTGGTTGCTGAAGAGCTGGGCCACAAAGTGACCCTGGTCAGCGACACCGCCCTGGAAGATTCCCTGGCCGAGTCCCTGAAGTTTGAAGGTGAGGCGGTTTCCCGTGCACCGGTCGTGACCGTAATGGGCCACGTTGACCACGGTAAAACGTCCCTGCTCGACTACATCCGTCGTGCCAAGGTTGCTGCGGGCGAAGCCGGCGGTATCACCCAGCACATCGGCGCTTACCACGTTGAAACCGACCGTGGCATGGTGACGTTCCTCGATACCCCTGGTCACGCCGCGTTTACCGCAATGCGTGCCCGTGGTGCCAAGGCGACCGACATCGTGATCCTGGTGGTTGCAGCGGACGACGGCGTGATGCCACAAACCATCGAAGCCGTTCAGCATGCCAAGGCAGCTGGCGTTCCGTTGGTTGTCGCTGTGAACAAAATCGACAAGCCGGGCGCCGATCTCGATCGCATCCGTAGCGAACTGTCGGTTCACGGCGTGACGTCCGAAGAGTGGGGTGGCGACACTCCATTCGTACCGGTCTCCGCGAAGATGGGTACCGGCGTTGACGAGCTGCTCGAAGCTGTTCTGTTGCAAGCCGAAGTTCTGGAACTCACCGCTACTCCATCGGCTCCAGGCCGTGGCGTTGTGGTTGAATCCCGTCTCGACAAGGGCCGTGGCCCGGTTGCGACCGTCCTGGTTCAAGACGGTACCCTGCGCCAAGGCGACATGGTGCTGGTCGGTTCGAACTACGGCCGTGTGCGTGCCATGCTCGACGAGAACGGCAAGCCAATCAAGGAAGCAGGTCCTGCTATCCCGGTCGAGATCCTCGGCCTGGACGGTACCCCGGACGCTGGTGACGAGATGAGCGTAGTTGCCGACGAGAAGAAAGCCCGTGAAGTGGCTCTGTTCCGTCAAGGCAAGTTCCGTGAGGTCAAGCTGGCCCGTGCTCACGCCGGCAAGCTGGAAAACATCTTCGAGAACATGGGCCAGGAAGAGAAGAAGACGCTTAACATCGTCCTCAAATCTGATGTACGTGGTTCCCTCGAAGCGTTGAACGGCGCCTTGAATGGCCTGGGTAACGACGAAGTGCAAGTGCGCGTTGTCGGTGGCGGTGTCGGTGGTATCACCGAATCCGACGCCAACCTGGCACTGGCTTCCAACGCTGTACTGTTCGGCTTCAACGTGCGTGCCGATGCTGGCGCTCGCAAGATCGTCGAGCAGGAAGGCTTGGACATGCGTTACTACAACGTCATCTACGACATCATCGAAGACGTCAAGAAAGCCCTCACCGGCATGCTTGGCAGCGACGTCCGGGAGAACATCCTGGGTATCGCCGAAGTACGTGACGTGTTCCGCTCGCCGAAATTCGGCGCGATCGCCGGCTGCATGGTTGTCGAAGGCACCGTGTACCGTAACCGTCCAATCCGTGTACTGCGTGAAGACATCGTTATCTTCGAAGGCGAGCTGGAATCCCTGCGCCGCTTCAAGGATGACGCTTCCGAAGTACGTGCCGGCATGGAATGCGGTATTGGCGTCAAGAGCTACAACGACGTCAAGGTGGGCGACAAGATCGAAGTCTTCGAGAAGGTTCAGGTTGCTCGCAGCCTCTAA
- the rpsO gene encoding 30S ribosomal protein S15 has translation MALDVQEKAQIVADYQQAVGDTGSPEVQVALLTHNINKLQGHFKANGKDHHSRRGLIRMVNQRRKLLDYLKGKDLGRYQTLIGRLGLRR, from the coding sequence ATGGCTCTCGACGTTCAAGAAAAAGCACAAATCGTTGCTGACTATCAGCAAGCTGTTGGTGACACTGGTTCGCCAGAAGTGCAAGTTGCACTGCTGACCCACAACATCAACAAGCTGCAAGGTCACTTCAAGGCCAACGGTAAAGATCACCACTCCCGTCGTGGTCTGATCCGCATGGTAAACCAGCGCCGTAAGCTGCTGGACTACCTGAAAGGCAAGGATCTGGGTCGTTATCAGACTCTGATCGGTCGCCTGGGTCTGCGTCGCTAA
- the pnp gene encoding polyribonucleotide nucleotidyltransferase: MNPVIKKFQFGQSTVTLETGRIARQASGAVLVTVDDDVTVLVTVVGAKTADPSKGFFPLSVHYQEKTYAAGKIPGGFFKREGRPSEKETLTSRLIDRPIRPLFPEGFMNEVQVVCTVVSTSKKTDPDIAAMIGTSAALAISGIPFDGPIGAARVAFHESTGYLLNPTYEQLKASSLDMVVAGTSEAVLMVESEAKELTEDQMLGAVLFAHDEFQAVIKAVTELAAEAAKPTWTWAAAPEATELLGAIRSEFGAAISDAYTITVKADRYARLGELKDQVVAKLSGEEGQPSASDVKAAFGEIEYRTVRENIVNGKPRIDGRDTRTVRPLNIEVGVLPKTHGSALFTRGETQALVVATLGTARDAQLLDTLEGEKKDPFMLHYNFPPFSVGECGRMGGAGRREIGHGRLARRSVQAMLPAADVFPYTIRVVSEITESNGSSSMASVCGASLALMDAGVPMKAPVAGIAMGLVKEGEKFAILTDILGDEDHLGDMDFKVAGTAKGVTALQMDIKIKGITEEIMEIALGQALEARLNILGQMNQIIGQSRTELSENAPTMIAMKIDTDKIRDVIGKGGATIRAICEETKASIDIEDDGSIKIFGETKEAAEAARQRVLGITAEAEIGKIYVGKVERIVDFGAFVNILPGKDGLVHISMLSDARVEKVTDILKEGQEVEVLVLDVDNRGRIKLSIKDVAAAKASGV, translated from the coding sequence GTGAACCCGGTTATCAAAAAATTCCAGTTCGGTCAGTCGACCGTTACCCTCGAGACAGGCCGTATCGCCCGTCAAGCCTCCGGCGCAGTGCTGGTTACCGTTGACGACGACGTTACCGTACTGGTGACCGTTGTTGGCGCCAAGACCGCTGACCCGAGCAAAGGCTTCTTCCCTCTTTCTGTTCACTACCAGGAAAAGACTTACGCTGCCGGTAAGATCCCTGGCGGTTTCTTCAAGCGCGAAGGCCGTCCTTCCGAGAAAGAAACCCTGACTTCCCGACTGATCGACCGTCCGATCCGTCCGCTGTTCCCAGAAGGCTTCATGAACGAAGTGCAGGTTGTCTGCACCGTCGTTTCCACCAGCAAGAAGACCGATCCGGACATCGCTGCGATGATCGGTACCTCGGCTGCCCTGGCCATCTCCGGTATTCCTTTCGATGGTCCGATCGGCGCTGCCCGCGTTGCCTTCCACGAAAGCACCGGCTACCTGCTCAACCCGACTTACGAGCAACTGAAAGCATCGAGCCTGGACATGGTCGTTGCCGGTACCTCGGAAGCCGTATTGATGGTTGAATCGGAAGCCAAAGAGCTGACCGAAGACCAGATGCTGGGTGCTGTGCTGTTCGCCCACGACGAATTCCAGGCGGTCATCAAGGCTGTCACCGAACTGGCCGCCGAAGCTGCCAAGCCAACCTGGACCTGGGCTGCTGCCCCGGAAGCCACCGAACTGCTGGGTGCTATCCGCTCCGAGTTCGGCGCTGCCATCTCCGATGCCTACACCATCACCGTCAAGGCCGACCGTTACGCTCGCCTGGGCGAGTTGAAGGACCAGGTCGTGGCCAAGCTGTCCGGTGAAGAAGGCCAGCCTTCTGCCAGCGACGTCAAAGCTGCATTCGGTGAAATCGAATACCGCACCGTTCGCGAAAACATCGTTAACGGCAAGCCACGTATCGACGGTCGTGACACCCGCACCGTACGTCCGCTGAACATCGAAGTCGGCGTGCTGCCGAAGACTCACGGTTCGGCCCTGTTCACCCGTGGTGAAACCCAGGCCCTGGTCGTTGCGACCCTGGGTACTGCACGTGACGCACAGCTGCTGGACACCCTGGAAGGCGAGAAAAAAGACCCCTTCATGCTGCACTACAACTTCCCTCCGTTCTCGGTGGGCGAGTGTGGTCGCATGGGCGGTGCTGGTCGTCGCGAAATCGGTCACGGCCGTCTGGCCCGTCGTTCGGTTCAGGCCATGCTGCCGGCTGCTGACGTGTTCCCTTACACCATTCGTGTTGTGTCGGAAATCACCGAGTCCAACGGTTCCAGCTCCATGGCTTCCGTTTGCGGTGCTTCCCTGGCGCTGATGGACGCTGGTGTGCCGATGAAGGCACCGGTTGCCGGTATCGCCATGGGCTTGGTTAAAGAAGGCGAGAAGTTCGCCATCCTGACCGACATCCTGGGCGACGAAGACCACCTGGGCGACATGGACTTCAAAGTAGCCGGTACCGCCAAAGGTGTGACCGCGCTGCAGATGGACATCAAGATCAAGGGCATCACCGAAGAAATCATGGAAATCGCCCTGGGCCAAGCCCTGGAAGCGCGCCTGAACATCCTCGGCCAGATGAACCAGATCATTGGTCAGTCCCGCACCGAGCTGTCGGAAAATGCTCCGACCATGATCGCGATGAAAATCGACACCGACAAAATCCGTGATGTCATCGGTAAAGGCGGCGCGACCATCCGTGCGATCTGTGAAGAGACCAAGGCGTCGATCGACATCGAAGACGACGGCTCGATCAAGATCTTCGGCGAAACCAAGGAAGCTGCAGAAGCCGCGCGTCAGCGCGTTCTGGGCATCACCGCAGAAGCCGAGATCGGCAAGATCTACGTCGGTAAGGTTGAGCGCATCGTCGACTTCGGCGCATTCGTCAACATCCTGCCGGGCAAAGACGGTCTGGTTCACATCTCCATGCTGAGCGACGCTCGCGTTGAGAAAGTGACTGACATTCTCAAAGAAGGCCAGGAAGTGGAAGTGCTGGTACTGGACGTGGACAACCGCGGTCGTATCAAGCTGTCCATCAAGGACGTAGCAGCAGCCAAGGCTTCGGGCGTTTAA